From a single Miscanthus floridulus cultivar M001 chromosome 8, ASM1932011v1, whole genome shotgun sequence genomic region:
- the LOC136471790 gene encoding two-component response regulator ORR12-like: protein MATQTPHILLVDDCRVDCVVASFTLNSFNIRVTIAGDAMEALEFLEVNNNGVDLILTEYCIPDMTGYDLLREVKESPKLKHIPVVITCTDVIPERIIECIEGGAEEYMIKPLKVSDVPRILSYM from the exons ATGGCCACTCAAACTCCCCACATTCTCCTTGTGGATGATTGTCGTGTTGATTGCGTTGTTGCATCATTTACCCTCAACAGTTTCAACATTCGAG tAACTATTGCGGGAGATGCCATGGAAGCCTTGGAATTCTTGGAAGTG AACAATAATGGTGTGGACCTTATTTTGACTGAGTACTGCATTCCTGATATGACTGGCTACGATTTGCTTAGGGAAGTGAAG GAATCACCAAAACTAAAGCACATTCCAGTGGTGATAACATGCACTGATGTCATCCCAGAAAGAATCATTGA GTGCATTGAAGGAGGGGCAGAGGAATACATGATAAAGCCTCTCAAGGTTTCTGATGTGCCTCGTATTCTTAGCTACATGTGA